A window of the Chroogloeocystis siderophila 5.2 s.c.1 genome harbors these coding sequences:
- a CDS encoding O-antigen ligase family protein: MAQMYHTKSLRRRSNKLFANGFWLRWQALTVGERFVCANIILIPVWWVAGLYDYLPILLLLSVGLYEWRQQGKIQLTRPSLPVIAAIAFGIYQLARVAIFYHEPRTIKFFDVVSVVFCPTIWLWYIQSKNIRLRMEPIAWACTINVLQMLGLWFLIQFVLPASLFPLPTIYALVTGVTSKALASILSPFRTIDGNVAGFCRCQLFFIFPSFFALFAGFLGLVALEIKSRLWSWLVFGASVFLIVLSATRAVWVAFPLVLGLRYLFSNYGRRWVPAVVFGLIAAGSFLIFSLPVFTELVLNNFTDLADTVNKVREGSTDTRLEIYRQTWLGIQENPLWGHLTTGPTINAYAQDYEVVGSHSVILGNLLYLNGMVGTGLFLTFWFSLLYWMYKTRAGRPLLCFGLWFLYTFVAFTMDTAYGMSISSLPILVSIAIRNPHPKFAQGVRHA, encoded by the coding sequence ATGGCTCAGATGTATCACACTAAATCTTTACGCCGAAGAAGCAATAAACTATTTGCCAACGGATTCTGGCTCCGTTGGCAAGCTTTAACTGTAGGTGAGCGTTTTGTCTGCGCTAACATCATTTTAATTCCTGTTTGGTGGGTTGCTGGTCTTTACGATTACTTACCAATACTTTTATTGTTGAGTGTTGGACTATACGAATGGCGACAACAGGGAAAAATACAATTAACACGCCCTAGTTTGCCCGTTATTGCGGCGATCGCCTTTGGTATTTATCAACTCGCAAGAGTCGCGATTTTCTACCACGAACCTAGAACTATCAAATTTTTTGACGTTGTTAGTGTCGTTTTTTGCCCGACGATTTGGCTTTGGTATATCCAAAGTAAAAATATTCGGCTACGCATGGAACCAATTGCTTGGGCTTGTACGATTAATGTTCTACAAATGCTTGGGTTATGGTTCTTAATTCAATTTGTTTTGCCAGCATCGCTTTTTCCCTTACCTACGATCTATGCACTCGTTACAGGTGTTACGAGTAAAGCTTTAGCAAGCATCTTGTCGCCTTTTCGCACGATTGACGGAAATGTTGCTGGATTTTGCCGTTGCCAATTGTTCTTCATCTTTCCATCCTTTTTTGCTTTATTTGCTGGGTTTCTAGGCTTAGTTGCTTTAGAAATTAAAAGTCGTCTTTGGTCATGGCTAGTCTTCGGAGCCTCTGTCTTCTTGATCGTGCTGAGTGCAACGCGAGCCGTTTGGGTGGCATTTCCACTTGTTTTGGGTTTGCGTTATCTATTTAGTAACTATGGAAGACGCTGGGTTCCTGCGGTTGTGTTTGGTTTAATCGCAGCCGGAAGTTTCCTGATATTTTCGCTTCCGGTCTTTACTGAGCTAGTTTTGAATAACTTCACTGATTTAGCAGACACAGTTAATAAAGTGCGAGAAGGTTCAACGGATACTCGCTTGGAAATCTACAGACAAACTTGGCTGGGAATTCAAGAAAATCCTTTGTGGGGACACTTGACAACAGGACCAACAATCAACGCTTATGCTCAAGATTATGAGGTAGTAGGCTCCCACAGCGTTATCTTGGGAAATCTACTTTATCTCAATGGCATGGTAGGTACTGGACTGTTTCTGACTTTTTGGTTTTCGCTACTTTATTGGATGTATAAAACGCGTGCCGGAAGACCTTTACTCTGTTTTGGTTTGTGGTTTTTGTACACTTTTGTTGCCTTTACTATGGATACAGCATATGGAATGTCCATATCATCGCTGCCTATTTTGGTGAGCATCGCTATACGTAATCCTCATCCAAAGTTCGCGCAAGGAGTACGTCATGCGTAA
- a CDS encoding glycosyltransferase family 4 protein has translation MRKLLIVPVFHHALGGATVSLSMTLKGFQQCGALNQLCVLLRADSLMEQYLCQAGYESCLHLIPERSLGQFMKQALHWVNQQPPDWPVLLENCVARQLLPAMALAAPRLRWSRRPIYLIFRDLAYSPHPLGSLLRKFTLASLAPRAICNSQFTAKHIRKLVPYIEEVLYPPVDLERFNDRPSVKPPPANLQPILNSGARIILTPSRISKSEDNINDKNLRSLLLVLAQLKSRGQNYHGVVIGQDTSSDQQNIRALLAQAKDLGVTDRFTILPPVFAIEDYYKYADVVMTLAPREPFGRTIVEAIACGVPVVGSQTGGIGEILGNFAPEWTVNPYNPAAAAEIIIQIAHSPNSSKLLAQGQRWVETHCSVASYAHRIMEITGLDSTKLPETELVY, from the coding sequence ATGCGTAAGCTCCTCATTGTGCCAGTATTTCATCATGCTTTGGGAGGAGCGACAGTTTCTCTGTCAATGACACTTAAAGGATTTCAGCAATGCGGTGCATTAAATCAATTGTGCGTCCTACTGAGAGCCGATTCTTTAATGGAGCAGTATCTTTGTCAAGCAGGTTATGAGTCGTGTTTGCATCTTATCCCTGAGCGCAGTCTTGGTCAGTTCATGAAGCAAGCACTGCACTGGGTAAATCAACAACCTCCAGATTGGCCAGTCCTGCTAGAAAACTGTGTTGCTCGTCAGTTGTTACCGGCGATGGCGCTGGCTGCACCTAGACTTCGTTGGAGTCGTCGTCCCATCTACCTCATCTTTCGTGACTTAGCCTACTCGCCGCATCCTTTAGGAAGTTTATTGCGAAAGTTTACTTTAGCAAGTCTTGCTCCCCGTGCTATTTGCAATTCTCAATTCACTGCTAAGCACATCCGCAAGCTCGTTCCGTATATCGAGGAAGTACTTTATCCTCCGGTTGATCTAGAGCGGTTTAATGATCGCCCTTCGGTTAAACCTCCACCAGCAAATTTACAACCGATTCTCAACTCTGGAGCACGAATCATTTTAACGCCTTCACGAATAAGTAAATCCGAAGACAATATTAATGATAAAAACTTGCGATCGCTTTTGCTTGTTTTAGCTCAACTGAAATCTAGGGGTCAAAATTATCATGGAGTTGTGATTGGACAAGACACGTCTTCCGATCAACAGAACATCCGAGCTTTACTTGCGCAAGCTAAAGACTTAGGAGTAACAGATCGATTCACAATTTTACCTCCTGTGTTTGCGATCGAGGATTACTACAAATATGCCGACGTCGTGATGACGCTTGCTCCTCGCGAACCTTTTGGTCGTACCATTGTCGAAGCGATCGCTTGTGGTGTACCAGTTGTTGGTAGCCAAACTGGCGGTATTGGGGAAATTCTAGGTAATTTTGCTCCTGAATGGACGGTAAACCCATATAATCCAGCGGCTGCAGCTGAAATAATTATACAGATTGCTCATAGTCCTAATAGCTCAAAACTTCTTGCCCAAGGTCAACGTTGGGTTGAAACACATTGCAGTGTTGCTAGTTACGCGCACCGAATCATGGAAATTACAGGTTTGGATTCCACCAAATTACCTGAAACTGAATTAGTTTACTAA
- a CDS encoding glycosyltransferase, which produces MKNIGIYRRVFPLTSEAFIQEQSHNMMRYQPTFISNTLLQEVPFNSIAVSQNDLLGIKQATFLLTRSPKLFNRLDTSTLALIHAHFGPDGVYAIPIAEKLKIPLLVTFHGYDITISRTALWRKGKFLYYQLIFHEEELKRKAAKFIAVSNFIKNKLLEKKYPNEKIIQHYIGVDTEKFTPGKKASERYILCVGRHTQKKGIDTLLHAFAKITHKHPEVSLIQVGTGNLTNTLYNLTKTLDIAHRVRFLGAQPHEVVLNLMRGAEVFALASQTAENGDCEGLPIVINEASACGIPVVSTWHSGIPEAILDGETGFLVAEQDDINLAEKLDLLLSDRALGEKMGQRGREFMCEMFDIRKQTSKLEAIYDSLS; this is translated from the coding sequence ATGAAAAATATTGGCATCTATCGAAGAGTTTTTCCTCTCACTTCAGAAGCTTTCATCCAAGAGCAGTCTCACAACATGATGCGGTATCAACCGACGTTCATTTCTAACACCCTTCTGCAAGAAGTTCCGTTCAACAGTATTGCGGTGAGTCAAAATGACTTACTAGGTATTAAACAAGCTACTTTTCTACTGACGCGATCGCCAAAGTTATTTAATCGTCTTGATACCAGCACCTTAGCTTTAATTCACGCTCATTTTGGTCCTGATGGTGTTTATGCTATACCTATCGCTGAAAAGTTAAAAATTCCTTTATTAGTCACTTTTCATGGCTATGATATTACTATCTCTCGCACAGCTTTGTGGCGTAAAGGTAAGTTCTTGTACTATCAATTAATCTTTCATGAAGAAGAACTAAAAAGAAAGGCTGCAAAATTTATTGCTGTATCCAATTTTATAAAGAATAAACTCCTCGAAAAAAAATATCCGAACGAAAAAATTATTCAGCATTATATAGGTGTCGATACAGAAAAATTTACTCCCGGTAAGAAAGCAAGTGAACGATACATTTTATGTGTTGGTAGGCATACACAAAAAAAAGGTATAGACACCTTGTTACACGCCTTTGCAAAAATTACTCATAAACATCCTGAAGTTTCGCTGATTCAGGTAGGAACAGGTAATTTAACGAATACACTATATAACCTAACAAAAACTCTAGATATCGCGCATCGCGTCCGATTTCTAGGTGCACAGCCACATGAAGTCGTACTAAATTTGATGCGTGGTGCAGAGGTTTTTGCCTTAGCAAGTCAAACCGCAGAAAATGGAGATTGTGAAGGCTTACCTATAGTGATTAATGAAGCTTCTGCGTGTGGTATACCAGTTGTCTCTACTTGGCATAGTGGTATTCCTGAAGCAATTTTAGACGGCGAGACAGGTTTTCTTGTAGCAGAACAAGACGATATAAATTTAGCAGAAAAGCTAGATTTACTGCTATCTGACCGTGCCCTGGGTGAAAAGATGGGACAGCGTGGACGCGAATTTATGTGTGAGATGTTTGATATTCGGAAGCAAACTTCTAAGTTAGAAGCTATTTATGATTCGCTTAGTTGA
- a CDS encoding heparin lyase I family protein yields the protein MKLKFWFSLVFSTTVLLSLAGHTSRANVIDSVTEDISQARAREYSNSKGGDVCNRLKNVTDKTIAGRQAFFHWVARCGERSELAMRRTAIGNTYWYGWSIYIPSDWQDAREGYDIVNQWAIFPTKINMKKACGAAGSYIAISKNTLTFALQRQGDTEEVTCTKYPLMEVAEMRGKWVDFVMHVKWTGDTNGFLKLWMKSKNEPYQLKINYTGSTYWNHAKTGPYFKMGLYKGDPDFAGPAPRYLYTAQYRLGNADSNFQAVSPIQESIACRYVPNMAQLFGNKCIN from the coding sequence ATGAAATTAAAGTTTTGGTTCAGCTTGGTTTTCAGTACGACTGTTTTGTTGTCTTTAGCGGGACATACATCACGAGCAAATGTTATTGACTCAGTAACAGAAGATATTAGCCAAGCTAGAGCTCGTGAGTACTCTAACTCCAAAGGAGGGGATGTTTGCAATAGACTAAAAAATGTTACAGATAAGACTATTGCTGGACGACAAGCTTTTTTCCATTGGGTAGCTCGTTGTGGAGAACGTTCCGAATTAGCAATGAGACGCACTGCGATTGGCAATACCTATTGGTATGGTTGGTCAATTTATATTCCCTCTGACTGGCAAGATGCTCGGGAAGGATATGATATTGTCAATCAATGGGCTATATTCCCAACTAAAATAAATATGAAAAAAGCGTGTGGAGCAGCAGGCTCTTACATTGCTATCAGCAAAAATACGCTCACCTTTGCTTTACAACGTCAGGGAGATACAGAAGAAGTAACTTGCACTAAGTACCCTTTGATGGAAGTTGCCGAGATGAGGGGAAAGTGGGTAGACTTTGTGATGCACGTGAAATGGACAGGCGACACAAATGGATTTTTGAAGCTTTGGATGAAGAGTAAAAACGAACCTTACCAATTGAAGATAAATTATACTGGTTCCACATATTGGAATCATGCCAAAACCGGACCATATTTTAAGATGGGATTGTATAAAGGCGACCCAGATTTTGCAGGACCAGCACCACGGTATTTGTATACCGCACAGTATCGTCTAGGCAATGCTGACTCTAACTTCCAAGCAGTTTCTCCGATTCAGGAATCAATCGCTTGTCGATACGTTCCTAACATGGCGCAACTTTTTGGTAATAAGTGCATTAATTAA
- the pssD gene encoding PssD/Cps14F family polysaccharide biosynthesis glycosyltransferase, whose translation MKLLLVCNPGGHFATMMGLKSFWSAYAREWVTYPKWDTQSLCDKEIVNWVEMQEARMLGKACINFTKALTILDKSKPDLVISTGASLAVPFILASKGFGIKTMFIESITRAHELSLSGKLVYNLVDEFYVQWPECVQRYPKAQYKGVIA comes from the coding sequence ATGAAGCTACTATTGGTCTGCAATCCAGGAGGACACTTCGCTACTATGATGGGTCTAAAAAGTTTTTGGTCTGCCTACGCAAGAGAATGGGTCACTTATCCGAAATGGGATACACAAAGCTTGTGTGATAAAGAGATAGTGAATTGGGTAGAAATGCAAGAAGCACGTATGTTAGGCAAAGCATGTATTAATTTTACTAAAGCTTTAACTATTTTAGATAAAAGTAAGCCGGATTTAGTTATATCTACTGGAGCAAGTCTGGCTGTGCCTTTTATCTTAGCTAGCAAGGGTTTTGGCATTAAAACAATGTTTATTGAAAGCATTACTCGTGCTCATGAATTAAGTTTGAGTGGAAAACTTGTCTACAATCTAGTAGACGAGTTTTATGTACAATGGCCTGAGTGTGTACAGCGATATCCCAAAGCTCAATACAAAGGTGTTATTGCTTAA
- a CDS encoding glycosyltransferase, which translates to MIIFTLGTIFFPFDRAANWLQILLQEEIIIEPVLFQHGATSVTRLNHPLLTNVASLTTDEMHAAVKQASLVVSHAGQGSTRMLAGMGAGFVLIPRLKRYGEHVDDHQLLFARAVERFGVHYCTELEQLIQYIKQPPSPLRKKLFDAPLLAEHLMTRYRVLNLQK; encoded by the coding sequence ATGATTATCTTCACACTTGGAACTATATTCTTTCCTTTTGACCGCGCAGCTAATTGGTTACAGATTCTTTTGCAGGAAGAAATTATTATTGAGCCAGTGTTATTTCAGCATGGTGCTACATCGGTAACTCGACTAAATCATCCTTTACTTACGAATGTAGCTTCACTAACAACTGATGAAATGCACGCAGCTGTAAAACAAGCATCTTTGGTAGTTTCTCATGCAGGACAAGGTTCGACACGAATGTTAGCAGGGATGGGAGCAGGTTTCGTACTTATTCCTAGACTAAAACGCTACGGAGAACATGTTGACGATCACCAGCTGCTTTTTGCGCGTGCTGTCGAGAGATTTGGCGTACATTACTGCACTGAACTTGAGCAATTAATTCAATACATCAAACAACCTCCATCCCCTTTGCGCAAAAAATTGTTTGATGCTCCTTTACTAGCAGAACACTTGATGACACGCTATCGAGTCTTGAACCTGCAAAAGTAA
- a CDS encoding glycosyltransferase family 2 protein produces MNNTQPRVSIGMPVYNGAIYLKSALDSLLNQTFADFEIIISDNGSTDQTEEICRAYAEQDSRIRYYRNEQNLGAGWNFNRVLELAHSEYFRWACHDDICAPELLEQCVKVLDSYPSIVLCYPKTIVINEHGQQVEKYVDGFDLRSPKPHERFAQYLKLVRFGHGCHPIFGLIRIETLKRTARMGIYPSSDLVLLGELTLHGEFYEVPEYLFFKRDHSKNSVRAHRAFKDRIAWYDPAKKGKLHLTRWKWFLEYLTAIQRAQLSWNEKARCYLQMTKWVSWNSIFLTKDLIKATLWPFLKPFINLEVGQKVSRNA; encoded by the coding sequence ATGAACAATACTCAACCACGAGTCAGTATTGGTATGCCTGTGTACAATGGTGCAATCTATCTTAAATCAGCATTAGATTCACTATTAAATCAGACATTCGCAGATTTTGAAATTATTATTTCTGATAACGGTTCTACTGACCAAACCGAAGAAATTTGTCGAGCGTATGCTGAGCAAGACTCGCGGATTCGCTATTATCGTAACGAGCAAAATCTTGGCGCTGGCTGGAATTTCAACCGGGTGTTAGAGCTTGCACATAGCGAGTATTTTAGATGGGCTTGTCATGACGATATATGCGCTCCAGAACTCTTAGAGCAATGTGTTAAAGTACTAGACTCTTATCCTTCGATTGTTCTGTGCTACCCAAAAACGATCGTCATTAATGAACATGGGCAGCAAGTAGAAAAATACGTTGATGGTTTTGATCTGCGATCGCCAAAGCCCCACGAAAGGTTTGCCCAATATCTTAAACTTGTTCGTTTTGGTCATGGCTGTCACCCAATCTTTGGCTTGATTAGGATCGAGACATTGAAACGCACAGCGCGCATGGGAATTTATCCTTCCTCGGATCTCGTTCTACTAGGTGAACTAACGCTTCATGGAGAGTTTTATGAAGTGCCTGAATATCTTTTTTTCAAGCGAGATCATTCTAAGAACTCGGTACGAGCACATCGCGCATTCAAAGATCGTATTGCTTGGTACGATCCAGCAAAAAAAGGAAAATTGCACTTAACAAGATGGAAGTGGTTTCTTGAGTATCTTACAGCAATTCAACGCGCTCAACTGAGTTGGAATGAAAAAGCACGTTGCTATCTCCAAATGACAAAATGGGTAAGTTGGAATTCAATCTTTCTGACAAAAGATTTGATAAAAGCTACACTTTGGCCTTTTCTAAAACCCTTTATTAACCTTGAAGTAGGTCAGAAGGTTAGTAGAAATGCTTAG
- a CDS encoding methyltransferase domain-containing protein: protein MAFKLSLKSAPLLKTLADDRKPNSLSSKLRQKRFAVFTKLVKNHCEKTKGLVRIIDVGGTPTVWERNLPLLKQLCPVTQVKVVVANIKDYRTSCIDINCVIANATKMNQFKDKEFDIVFSNSVIEHVGDFEAQKAMANEILRIGKVYFVQTPNFYFPIEPHFLFPFFQFFPLPLKVWLIRNFDLGWRRKAPTLDTALVLINSVKLLTKKQLISLFPQANLFEEKIFSLTKSFILYGESP, encoded by the coding sequence ATGGCATTTAAACTGAGCCTCAAGTCAGCACCACTTTTAAAAACACTTGCTGATGACAGAAAGCCTAACTCTCTATCTAGTAAATTAAGACAAAAAAGATTTGCTGTATTTACAAAACTTGTAAAAAATCATTGCGAAAAGACAAAGGGTTTAGTAAGAATTATTGATGTAGGTGGCACACCTACAGTTTGGGAAAGGAATTTACCTTTGCTAAAACAGCTATGTCCAGTAACTCAGGTTAAAGTCGTAGTTGCTAATATCAAAGACTATCGAACTAGTTGTATAGATATTAACTGTGTTATTGCTAATGCCACAAAAATGAACCAGTTTAAAGACAAAGAATTTGATATTGTTTTTTCAAATTCTGTCATTGAGCATGTTGGTGATTTTGAAGCACAAAAAGCAATGGCTAACGAAATTCTAAGAATAGGTAAAGTATATTTTGTACAAACACCAAACTTCTATTTTCCTATAGAACCACATTTCCTTTTTCCTTTTTTTCAATTTTTCCCTCTTCCATTAAAAGTTTGGTTAATTCGTAATTTCGATTTAGGATGGCGGAGGAAAGCACCTACCTTGGATACTGCACTTGTACTTATTAATTCTGTAAAGCTCTTGACCAAGAAACAGCTAATCAGTCTCTTTCCCCAAGCTAATCTTTTTGAAGAAAAGATTTTTAGTTTAACTAAATCTTTTATTCTGTATGGCGAATCTCCCTAG
- a CDS encoding heparin lyase I family protein, translating into MKCCNFLRTRPQKNTSLRLSSLLLSTTLLLLIGANSSHAAVIESVTEDIADARSREHSTSKGGSTCNKLENVTTFTNNNAHPIRAGKQAFLHWVNRCGERSELSMRRSVIGETYWYGWSMFIPSNWDNPSDDYDILAQWPIYPSVRKLACGAAGSYMIRSGDSISFRLQRQGTTSETECTRYTLANLSEVRGKWVDFVMQAKWTGNTDGFVKLWMKIGNEAYVQKVNYSGRTYWNGERSGPYFKMGLYKGDPNFSGAAPRYLYTDEYRLGDANAKFEDVAPPGSYSEPKPQPEAPQSTFEDFSSSASNFSVQSGGAWSVSNGKYLLTYANGGLSQAHNRNISVHKNILPESFVLKADASSTATSSSWDDFSIIFNYQDGNNYYYASFNESDNRHTNGIFRVVGGVSTQLANFNSTIQGGTTYNIRIEKTKDTIEVYRNGSLQATAKDTTFTGGRAGLGSYNNSATFDNFSIE; encoded by the coding sequence ATGAAGTGTTGTAATTTTTTACGTACAAGACCTCAGAAAAACACGTCTTTGCGCTTATCCAGTTTGCTTCTAAGTACAACTTTACTTCTATTAATAGGAGCAAATAGTTCGCACGCAGCAGTTATAGAATCAGTAACAGAAGACATTGCAGATGCGCGATCGCGTGAACATTCGACCTCAAAGGGTGGCTCTACATGTAACAAACTGGAAAACGTAACTACTTTCACCAACAATAATGCTCATCCTATTCGAGCAGGAAAACAAGCTTTCTTACACTGGGTAAATCGTTGTGGAGAACGTTCTGAATTATCAATGAGGCGCTCTGTTATTGGAGAAACTTATTGGTATGGCTGGTCAATGTTTATTCCTTCTAACTGGGACAACCCATCAGATGATTATGATATTCTTGCACAATGGCCTATATACCCTAGTGTCCGCAAATTAGCTTGCGGTGCAGCTGGTTCATATATGATTAGAAGTGGTGATTCGATCAGTTTCAGACTGCAAAGACAAGGCACAACTTCTGAGACTGAATGTACAAGATATACCTTGGCAAATCTCTCTGAAGTACGCGGAAAATGGGTAGATTTTGTCATGCAAGCAAAATGGACGGGAAATACTGATGGCTTCGTTAAACTTTGGATGAAAATTGGTAATGAAGCATACGTTCAAAAGGTAAACTACTCTGGGCGTACTTATTGGAATGGCGAACGCAGTGGACCATACTTCAAGATGGGATTGTACAAAGGCGATCCAAATTTTAGCGGTGCTGCGCCTCGATATCTTTATACAGACGAATATCGCTTAGGCGATGCCAATGCTAAGTTTGAAGATGTTGCACCTCCTGGCTCTTATAGTGAACCAAAGCCACAACCGGAAGCTCCACAAAGCACATTTGAAGACTTTTCCTCCTCAGCTAGCAATTTTAGTGTTCAATCCGGTGGAGCTTGGAGTGTCAGTAACGGGAAGTACTTACTAACATATGCTAACGGTGGCTTGTCGCAAGCGCACAACAGAAATATATCTGTTCACAAAAACATTCTGCCTGAAAGCTTTGTACTAAAGGCAGATGCAAGCTCAACAGCAACATCAAGTAGTTGGGATGACTTTTCAATTATCTTTAATTACCAAGATGGTAATAATTATTACTATGCTAGCTTTAACGAAAGTGACAACAGGCACACTAATGGAATTTTTAGAGTGGTAGGAGGAGTTTCTACACAACTTGCGAACTTTAATTCCACGATCCAAGGAGGAACTACATATAACATCAGAATCGAAAAAACAAAAGATACAATTGAGGTGTATCGCAATGGAAGTTTGCAAGCAACAGCTAAAGATACAACATTTACTGGAGGGCGTGCAGGCTTGGGGAGTTATAATAACTCAGCAACTTTTGATAACTTTAGTATTGAATAG
- the rfbF gene encoding glucose-1-phosphate cytidylyltransferase yields the protein MKAVILAGGLGTRISEETAIKPKPMVEIGGKPILWHIMKIYATHGINDFIICCGYKGYVIKEYFANYFLHMSDVTFDMRFNQMNVHCGYAEPWRVTLVDTGESTMTGGRLKRVREHVGNSTFCFTYGDGVSNVNITKLLEFHKQQKTQATLTAVQPPGRFGAICLAEEQTKITSFKEKPGGDGAWINGGYFVLEPEVIDYIAGDSTVWEQEPLEKLAHLEQLSAYKHDGFWQPMDTLRDKNYLENLWQKGQAPWKVW from the coding sequence ATGAAAGCAGTAATCTTGGCGGGAGGATTGGGAACACGGATTAGTGAAGAAACCGCAATTAAGCCAAAGCCAATGGTTGAAATTGGAGGTAAACCGATTTTATGGCATATCATGAAAATTTATGCCACCCACGGTATTAACGATTTCATTATCTGTTGCGGTTACAAAGGATATGTGATTAAGGAGTACTTTGCAAACTACTTCTTACATATGTCTGATGTCACGTTTGATATGCGGTTTAATCAGATGAATGTGCATTGTGGTTATGCTGAACCGTGGCGCGTGACTTTAGTGGATACAGGAGAGTCTACAATGACCGGAGGGCGGTTGAAGCGTGTCAGAGAACATGTAGGCAATAGTACATTTTGTTTTACCTATGGTGATGGAGTGAGCAACGTCAACATCACGAAACTCTTAGAGTTTCATAAACAACAAAAAACCCAAGCGACCCTAACAGCAGTCCAACCACCTGGGCGTTTTGGTGCAATTTGTTTAGCAGAAGAGCAAACAAAGATTACTTCTTTTAAAGAAAAACCAGGTGGTGATGGTGCTTGGATTAATGGTGGTTACTTTGTCCTCGAACCAGAGGTCATCGACTATATTGCTGGTGACAGTACAGTGTGGGAACAAGAGCCGTTAGAAAAATTAGCTCACTTAGAGCAGTTATCGGCATACAAGCACGATGGTTTTTGGCAGCCAATGGATACTTTACGGGATAAAAACTATCTAGAAAACTTATGGCAGAAAGGGCAAGCGCCTTGGAAGGTGTGGTAA